The following coding sequences lie in one Halictus rubicundus isolate RS-2024b unplaced genomic scaffold, iyHalRubi1_principal scaffold0022, whole genome shotgun sequence genomic window:
- the LOC143363107 gene encoding uncharacterized protein LOC143363107 encodes METTTPEVSKVAIRIPPFWPEQPELWFRQIEAQFALNGITADTTKFYYILSQLEPKYAVEVQDIFINPPEANKYGTLRSELLKRLSATQGKRIRQLLEQEEIGDRTPSQFLRHMRNLAGTTVSDEFLRTLWSAVN; translated from the coding sequence ATGGAGACAACGACGCCAGAAGTCAGCAAGGTCGCCATCAGGATCCCACCTTTCTGGCCTGAGCAACCCGAACTGTGGTTCCGCCAAATCGAGGCACAGTTCGCCCTAAACGGGATTACAGCTgacacgacaaaattttattacatactGTCTCAGCTCGAGCCCAAATACGCGGTGGAAGTGcaggacatttttataaacccACCGGAGGCCAACAAGTATGGGACACTAAGGTCCGAACTTCTGAAGAGGCTGTCGGCGACCCAAGGAAAAAGGATCCGGCAGCTGCTGGAGCAGGAGGAAATAGGCGACCGAACCCCGTCGCAATTCTTACGCCATATGCGGAACCTCGCAGGTACCACAGTCAGCGACGAgttcctgcggaccctgtggtcag